From Cellulophaga lytica DSM 7489, a single genomic window includes:
- the yaaA gene encoding peroxide stress protein YaaA: MKIVISPAKSLDFESKLPTDKYTAPKFLKQATKLNTILKKKSPKAISELMSISDNLAQLNWQRNQDFTTPFTTKNARPAVYAFNGDVYQGLDVYSLSEDKLEVLQDKLRILSGLYGVLKPLDLIMPYRLEMGTKMAVGSNKNLHEFWKKDVTAYLNEELQENEIFVNLASNEYFGAVDKKGLKSTIITPVFKDWKNDKLKVISFYAKKARGSMVRYIVDTNAETLNDIKKFTTDGYAFSQEHTEKENMPVFIR, translated from the coding sequence ATGAAGATTGTTATTTCACCAGCTAAGTCGTTAGATTTTGAATCTAAACTGCCAACAGATAAATATACAGCGCCTAAATTTTTAAAGCAGGCCACTAAATTAAATACTATTTTAAAAAAGAAATCTCCTAAGGCTATATCTGAGCTTATGAGTATTTCTGATAATTTGGCACAACTAAACTGGCAACGCAATCAGGACTTTACAACGCCTTTTACAACTAAAAATGCCAGACCAGCAGTGTATGCTTTTAATGGCGATGTTTACCAAGGGTTAGATGTGTATTCTTTGTCAGAGGATAAGTTAGAGGTTTTACAAGATAAATTAAGAATACTATCTGGTTTATATGGTGTTCTTAAGCCGTTAGATTTAATAATGCCTTATCGCCTAGAAATGGGAACTAAAATGGCAGTAGGTAGTAATAAAAATTTACACGAATTTTGGAAGAAAGATGTAACAGCGTACTTAAATGAAGAGTTACAAGAAAATGAAATTTTTGTAAACCTTGCAAGTAACGAGTATTTTGGTGCAGTAGATAAAAAAGGTTTAAAGTCTACCATAATTACACCTGTTTTTAAAGATTGGAAAAATGATAAGCTAAAGGTAATTAGCTTTTATGCAAAAAAGGCTAGAGGATCTATGGTGCGTTATATTGTAGATACTAATGCAGAAACCTTAAACGATATTAAAAAATTTACTACAGACGGCTACGCTTTTAGTCAAGAGCATACAGAAAAAGAAAATATGCCAGTTTTTATTAGATAA
- a CDS encoding M14 family metallopeptidase — translation MKKIISLFCFLCIIACSEKPEDKEKDFQTFFETSNGLETPTYTEVIDFYIKLAKEFPQINVLTIGETDSGLPLHLVTYNPDGEFNFNKLEDKTVILINNGIHPGESDGIDATMLLFRDLVVNKIGAPRNTVLTTIPIYNIGGALNRNSTSRTNQNGPKEYGFRGNAQNYDLNRDFIKNDTKNAKTFAEIFHLTKPDIFIDNHVSNGADYQYTLTHLFTQHNKLGGDLGNYLHTEMMPTLENSLEEINWPITPYVNVFNSVPEKGFSQFMDYPRYSTGYTTLWNTLGLMVETHMLKPYKKRVMGTYYLMQKMIDISEKDGKKIKELRANAFAADQEKITYPVKFKIDTTKTSTLNFKGYEADYIESEVTGLTRLKYDRSKPFTKEVIYSNYMTPTNFVTVPEAYIIPKGWKKVIPHLDANKIEYTQLEKDTIITVQTYRIEDYDTRKSAYEGHYPHSNTTVTTSNQSVQFYKGDYYVPTNQRGIRYLLETLEPEAVDSFFNWNFFDTILQQKEGFSPYVFEDVAAKLLKNNPKLKAEFDTIKSTDENFAKNWYAQLNWLHKKSEHYEKAHMQYPIYKLMKNN, via the coding sequence ATGAAAAAAATTATTAGTCTTTTCTGCTTCTTGTGCATTATTGCCTGTAGCGAAAAACCAGAAGACAAAGAAAAAGATTTTCAGACTTTTTTTGAAACCAGCAACGGATTAGAAACACCAACTTACACAGAAGTTATAGACTTTTACATTAAACTTGCCAAAGAGTTTCCGCAAATAAACGTACTTACTATTGGCGAAACAGACAGTGGCTTGCCATTACATTTAGTAACTTATAATCCAGATGGTGAGTTTAACTTTAATAAGTTAGAAGACAAAACTGTAATTCTAATAAATAACGGTATACACCCAGGAGAAAGTGACGGTATAGATGCTACTATGCTTTTATTTAGAGATTTAGTGGTAAACAAAATTGGAGCTCCAAGAAATACCGTATTAACTACTATTCCTATTTACAATATTGGCGGTGCATTAAACCGTAATTCTACCTCTAGAACCAACCAAAACGGACCCAAAGAATATGGGTTTAGAGGCAATGCACAAAATTATGACCTTAACAGAGATTTTATAAAAAATGATACTAAAAATGCAAAAACTTTTGCTGAAATTTTTCATTTAACAAAACCAGATATTTTTATAGATAACCACGTTAGTAATGGCGCAGATTACCAATACACCTTAACACACTTATTTACACAACATAATAAATTAGGTGGTGATTTAGGCAATTATCTTCATACAGAGATGATGCCTACTTTAGAAAATTCTTTAGAAGAAATTAATTGGCCTATAACACCTTATGTTAATGTTTTTAATAGTGTCCCTGAAAAAGGTTTTTCTCAATTTATGGATTATCCAAGGTATTCTACTGGCTACACTACACTATGGAACACATTAGGTTTAATGGTAGAAACACATATGCTTAAACCGTACAAAAAACGAGTTATGGGCACATATTATCTTATGCAAAAAATGATAGATATCTCTGAAAAAGATGGCAAAAAAATTAAAGAATTAAGAGCTAATGCATTTGCTGCAGATCAAGAAAAAATCACCTACCCAGTAAAATTTAAAATAGATACCACAAAGACTTCTACGTTAAATTTTAAAGGCTATGAGGCAGACTATATAGAGAGCGAAGTAACAGGCTTAACCAGATTAAAATATGACAGATCTAAGCCCTTTACAAAAGAAGTTATCTATAGCAATTATATGACTCCTACAAATTTTGTAACAGTACCAGAGGCTTACATAATACCCAAGGGATGGAAAAAAGTAATTCCACATCTTGATGCAAATAAAATAGAGTATACTCAACTAGAGAAAGATACTATAATTACGGTACAGACATACAGAATAGAAGATTATGACACTCGTAAATCTGCATATGAAGGGCATTACCCACATAGCAACACAACTGTTACCACCAGCAACCAAAGTGTGCAGTTTTATAAGGGTGATTACTACGTACCTACCAACCAAAGAGGTATACGTTACCTGTTAGAAACTCTAGAGCCAGAGGCTGTAGATTCTTTTTTTAATTGGAACTTTTTTGACACAATTTTACAACAGAAAGAAGGTTTTTCTCCTTATGTTTTTGAAGACGTAGCTGCCAAACTATTAAAAAACAACCCTAAATTAAAAGCAGAGTTTGACACCATAAAGTCTACAGATGAAAACTTTGCTAAAAATTGGTACGCACAGCTAAATTGGTTGCACAAAAAATCTGAACACTATGAAAAAGCACATATGCAATATCCTATATATAAATTAATGAAGAACAATTAA
- a CDS encoding PASTA domain-containing protein, with product MRNFFNFLKSKTLIIQLGIALGVVIVLVFVVLQWLKSTTNHGEFVEVPDFSKMTVSQMKHEIDKAGLRSQILDSANYNPNYPRFSIIEQNPPAGNKVKKNRKIYFTVNPSGYKKVSVPQVIQKTKRNATSMLRAVGLDVLKVTYVDDIGEDMVLKIKYKGKVIKAGEKLPKTSKIELVCGNGNH from the coding sequence ATGCGAAATTTTTTCAACTTTTTAAAAAGTAAAACATTAATAATACAATTAGGTATAGCCCTAGGAGTAGTAATAGTTTTAGTATTTGTTGTTTTACAATGGCTAAAGTCTACAACAAATCACGGTGAATTTGTAGAGGTGCCAGACTTTTCTAAAATGACTGTTTCTCAAATGAAGCATGAAATAGATAAAGCTGGGTTACGTTCTCAGATTTTAGATTCTGCTAACTATAACCCTAATTACCCTAGGTTTTCTATTATAGAGCAAAATCCACCAGCAGGTAATAAGGTAAAAAAGAATAGAAAAATATACTTTACAGTAAACCCATCTGGGTATAAAAAAGTATCTGTACCACAAGTTATACAAAAAACCAAACGTAATGCAACTTCTATGTTACGTGCCGTTGGTTTAGATGTTTTAAAGGTAACTTATGTAGATGATATAGGGGAAGATATGGTACTAAAAATTAAGTACAAAGGTAAAGTAATTAAAGCCGGAGAGAAATTGCCAAAAACCTCTAAAATAGAGTTGGTATGTGGTAACGGAAACCACTAA
- a CDS encoding pyruvate carboxylase, which translates to MKINKVLVANRGEIAIRIFRACVEIGIKTVGVYTYEDRYSLHRYKADECYQIGEDHEPLKPYLNIDAIIQVAKDNGVDAIHPGYGFLSENAEFAQKCADNDIIFVGPKVSVLKSLGDKITAKEVAVANNVPVIQSSDKDLTDVSIAIEEAKRIGYPIMLKAASGGGGRGMRVIRTQEELEKAFPEARRESLNAFGDDTVFLEKFVENPKHIEVQIVADTHGNMVHLYERDCSVQRRYQKVIEFAPSIGLPQETRDSLYKYAIDICKAVNYNNIGTVEFLVDDDGSIYFIEVNPRIQVEHTVTEMITNIDLVKAQLFIAGGYKLSDQQIKIQDQESVKINGYALQCRITTEDPANDFKPDYGVVTTYRSASGFGIRLDAGSIYQGVRISPFFDSMLVKVSAISRTLDGSCRKMRRALAEFRIRGVESNMAFLDNILKHQTFRDGKVTVNFIKNEPSLFEFVEPRNRANKLIEYLGETIVNGNPDVKKKDPNHVFSKPKVPSFEKMSSYPKGTKDLLTELGPEGFATWLKNEKKVHFTDTTMRDGHQSLLATRMRTIDMLKVAEGYAKNFPEIFSMEVWGGATFDVCLRFLQENPWERLALLRKSMPNVLLQMLLRGSNGVGYTAYPDNLIEKFVEQSWETGVDVFRIFDSLNWMKSIAPTIEHVRNRTGGLAEGSLCYTGDILDPKKTKYNLKYYIQLAKDIENAGAHILGVKDMAGLLKPNAAFELISALKSEINIPIHLHTHDTSSIQAAMYLKAIEAGVDVVDVALGGLSGLTSQPNFNSLVEMLRFHERENKLDTDKLAEYSNYWETVRNYYYTFESGLKSGTGEVYKHEIPGGQYSNLKGQAIALGLEDKFPEVTKMYGEVNQLFGDIVKVTPSSKVVGDMAQYMISNNLTVKDVLENGDSISFPQSVISFFKGDLGQPVGGFPKELQKIILKDQEAYTERPNAHLEPIDFDKEFKTFKRKFKKGMGRDLEITDFLSYKLYPKVFTDAYNNHVKYGNVMNIPTKNFFYGMEVGEEILVELDRGKNVLVSLMLKGEPDENGYVSIFFKINGQLRNVMVKDKAVKVIKAQNVKIDKDNPKEIGAPLQGLLSNVLVKKGQEVKKNQPLFVIEAMKMETTVTATAEGVVDKIQLTGGALVNSDDLVLVLK; encoded by the coding sequence ATGAAGATTAACAAGGTTTTAGTAGCTAATAGGGGAGAAATTGCAATCCGTATTTTTAGAGCTTGTGTAGAAATAGGCATAAAAACGGTAGGTGTATATACCTATGAAGATCGTTACTCGTTACACAGGTATAAAGCAGATGAATGTTACCAGATTGGAGAAGATCATGAGCCTTTAAAACCGTATTTAAATATAGATGCTATAATACAAGTAGCAAAGGATAATGGAGTAGACGCCATACATCCTGGTTACGGATTTTTATCTGAGAATGCTGAGTTTGCACAAAAGTGTGCAGATAATGATATAATTTTTGTTGGGCCTAAAGTTTCTGTTCTTAAATCTTTAGGAGATAAAATAACAGCAAAAGAAGTTGCTGTAGCTAATAATGTACCTGTAATACAAAGTAGTGATAAAGATTTAACAGATGTAAGTATAGCTATAGAAGAAGCTAAGCGTATAGGTTATCCAATTATGTTAAAAGCTGCTTCTGGCGGTGGTGGCCGTGGTATGCGTGTTATACGCACACAAGAAGAGTTAGAAAAGGCTTTTCCTGAAGCCCGTAGAGAGTCTTTAAATGCTTTTGGTGATGACACTGTTTTTCTTGAGAAATTTGTAGAAAACCCAAAACATATAGAGGTACAAATAGTAGCAGATACCCACGGTAATATGGTGCACTTATATGAGCGCGATTGTTCTGTGCAAAGACGTTACCAAAAGGTAATTGAGTTTGCTCCTTCTATTGGTTTACCTCAAGAAACTAGAGATAGTTTGTATAAGTACGCTATAGATATATGTAAAGCAGTAAATTATAATAATATAGGTACTGTAGAGTTTTTAGTAGATGATGATGGTAGTATTTACTTTATAGAAGTAAACCCAAGAATACAAGTAGAGCATACAGTAACAGAAATGATTACCAATATAGATTTGGTAAAGGCTCAGCTATTTATTGCAGGTGGTTACAAATTATCAGATCAGCAAATAAAAATACAAGATCAAGAATCTGTAAAAATTAACGGTTACGCACTGCAATGTAGAATTACTACAGAAGATCCTGCAAACGACTTTAAACCAGATTATGGTGTAGTTACAACTTACAGAAGTGCTTCTGGTTTTGGTATTAGGTTAGATGCAGGTAGTATTTATCAAGGAGTGCGTATTTCTCCGTTTTTTGATTCTATGCTTGTAAAAGTTTCTGCTATTAGTAGAACATTAGACGGCTCTTGTCGTAAAATGCGTAGGGCATTGGCAGAGTTTCGTATTAGAGGTGTAGAAAGTAATATGGCGTTTTTAGATAATATTTTAAAACACCAAACTTTTAGAGACGGTAAGGTTACTGTAAATTTTATTAAAAATGAGCCTTCATTATTTGAGTTTGTAGAGCCAAGAAACCGAGCTAATAAACTTATAGAATACCTTGGGGAAACCATAGTTAATGGTAATCCAGATGTAAAAAAGAAAGATCCTAACCACGTTTTTTCTAAGCCCAAAGTACCTTCTTTTGAGAAAATGAGTTCTTACCCAAAAGGAACTAAAGATTTACTAACAGAATTAGGTCCAGAAGGTTTTGCTACCTGGTTAAAAAATGAGAAAAAAGTTCATTTTACAGATACCACAATGCGTGATGGTCACCAAAGTTTATTGGCAACTCGTATGCGTACTATAGATATGTTAAAAGTAGCAGAAGGCTACGCTAAAAACTTTCCGGAAATATTTAGTATGGAAGTTTGGGGTGGTGCTACGTTTGATGTTTGCTTACGATTTTTACAAGAAAACCCTTGGGAGCGTTTGGCATTATTACGTAAATCTATGCCAAATGTATTGCTACAAATGCTTTTACGTGGTTCTAATGGCGTTGGTTATACAGCTTACCCAGATAATTTAATTGAAAAATTTGTAGAACAATCTTGGGAAACTGGGGTAGATGTATTCCGTATTTTTGACTCTCTTAACTGGATGAAATCTATTGCTCCTACTATAGAACACGTACGTAACAGAACTGGTGGTTTAGCAGAAGGATCGCTTTGCTATACAGGTGATATTTTAGATCCTAAAAAAACAAAGTATAATCTTAAATATTATATTCAATTAGCAAAAGATATAGAGAATGCAGGTGCGCATATTTTAGGTGTAAAAGATATGGCTGGGTTATTAAAACCTAATGCTGCGTTTGAGTTAATATCAGCCTTAAAATCTGAAATAAATATACCAATACATTTACACACTCATGATACATCATCTATACAGGCGGCAATGTATTTAAAAGCTATAGAAGCAGGAGTAGATGTTGTAGATGTAGCACTAGGCGGGTTATCTGGTTTAACATCACAACCAAACTTTAACTCCCTCGTAGAAATGTTGCGTTTTCATGAACGAGAAAATAAGTTAGATACAGATAAGCTAGCAGAATACTCTAACTACTGGGAAACCGTACGTAATTATTACTATACTTTTGAGTCTGGACTAAAATCTGGTACAGGAGAAGTATATAAACATGAGATTCCAGGAGGACAATATTCTAACCTAAAAGGGCAGGCAATTGCATTAGGTTTAGAAGATAAATTTCCTGAGGTAACAAAAATGTATGGTGAGGTTAACCAATTGTTTGGAGATATTGTAAAAGTAACCCCTAGCTCTAAAGTGGTAGGTGATATGGCGCAGTATATGATTAGCAATAACCTAACTGTAAAAGATGTTTTAGAGAATGGTGATAGTATTTCTTTTCCGCAATCTGTAATTAGTTTCTTCAAAGGAGATTTGGGACAGCCAGTAGGCGGATTCCCAAAAGAACTTCAAAAAATTATTTTAAAAGATCAAGAGGCCTATACAGAAAGACCAAATGCACACCTAGAGCCTATAGATTTTGATAAAGAATTTAAAACTTTTAAACGAAAGTTTAAGAAAGGAATGGGACGAGATTTAGAAATTACAGATTTCTTGTCGTATAAATTATATCCAAAGGTATTTACAGACGCTTATAACAACCACGTTAAATATGGTAATGTTATGAATATACCAACAAAAAACTTCTTTTATGGTATGGAGGTAGGAGAAGAAATTTTGGTAGAATTAGATAGAGGTAAAAATGTATTGGTGTCGTTAATGCTAAAAGGAGAGCCAGATGAAAACGGTTACGTTAGTATTTTCTTTAAAATAAATGGGCAATTACGTAATGTAATGGTTAAGGATAAGGCTGTAAAAGTTATTAAGGCTCAAAACGTAAAAATAGATAAAGATAACCCTAAAGAAATAGGAGCTCCTTTACAAGGCTTATTATCTAATGTTTTAGTTAAAAAAGGACAAGAGGTGAAAAAGAATCAACCTTTGTTTGTAATTGAGGCAATGAAAATGGAAACAACAGTAACCGCTACAGCAGAAGGTGTTGTAGATAAAATACAACTAACAGGCGGAGCACTTGTAAATTCTGATGATTTAGTTTTAGTGCTTAAGTAA
- the pyrE gene encoding orotate phosphoribosyltransferase, which produces MVLNKDTAKKTAELLLQINAIKLKPENPFTWASGWQSPIYCDNRIILSYPIIRNYIREEMAKQVEELYGKPDVIAGVATGAIGIGMLVAEYLGLPFVYVRPEPKSHGRQNQIEGQLSPNQNVVVIEDLISTGKSSLNAVKALKEAGANVKGMVAIFTYGFNVADENFKTEDIELHTLSDYPNLIQQASDTNYIKEEQLNTLLQWKSNPAVWKP; this is translated from the coding sequence ATGGTTTTAAATAAAGACACTGCAAAAAAAACAGCCGAACTTTTATTGCAAATTAATGCAATTAAGTTGAAACCAGAAAATCCTTTTACATGGGCTTCTGGATGGCAATCACCAATTTATTGTGATAATAGAATAATTCTATCTTATCCTATAATTCGTAACTATATACGAGAAGAAATGGCTAAGCAAGTAGAAGAACTATACGGCAAACCAGATGTTATTGCTGGTGTAGCTACTGGTGCCATTGGTATTGGTATGCTTGTTGCTGAGTATTTAGGACTTCCGTTTGTATACGTTAGGCCAGAACCAAAATCTCATGGAAGACAAAACCAAATTGAAGGTCAATTATCTCCTAACCAAAACGTTGTAGTTATAGAAGATTTAATTAGCACAGGAAAAAGTAGCTTAAATGCGGTTAAAGCTTTAAAAGAAGCCGGTGCAAATGTTAAAGGTATGGTAGCTATTTTTACCTACGGATTTAACGTTGCCGATGAAAACTTTAAAACTGAAGACATTGAATTGCATACACTTAGTGACTACCCTAACTTAATACAACAGGCATCAGACACTAATTACATAAAAGAAGAACAATTAAACACGCTACTGCAATGGAAAAGCAATCCGGCAGTTTGGAAACCATAA
- a CDS encoding NUDIX hydrolase, whose translation MYKVFVNELPLILTNKLSDIADNKYFLLNEEAINEAIKALSKNKLPKAYIYHPNKEEILKKFSKKIPIVVAGGGVVTNKEGKVLFIYRNDKWDLPKGKLDKGETIEQCAIREVEEETGVQGLKIENLLKITYHIFKRNGKYKLKEVHWFAMKTSYKGELTGQIEEGIEKVKWKGPSKIAKALENSYANIKILFEE comes from the coding sequence ATGTATAAAGTTTTTGTGAATGAATTGCCCTTGATTTTGACAAATAAACTGTCAGACATAGCAGATAATAAATATTTTTTATTAAATGAGGAGGCAATTAATGAGGCAATTAAAGCCTTGTCAAAGAATAAATTGCCAAAGGCTTACATATATCATCCTAATAAAGAGGAGATTTTAAAAAAATTCTCTAAAAAAATACCTATTGTAGTAGCTGGTGGTGGTGTAGTAACAAATAAAGAGGGTAAAGTACTTTTTATTTATAGAAATGATAAATGGGATTTGCCTAAAGGAAAGCTAGATAAAGGCGAAACTATAGAGCAATGTGCTATTAGAGAGGTTGAAGAAGAAACAGGTGTACAAGGATTGAAAATTGAAAACCTGTTAAAAATTACATACCATATTTTTAAAAGAAATGGCAAGTATAAACTAAAAGAGGTGCATTGGTTTGCAATGAAAACATCTTACAAAGGGGAGCTTACTGGCCAAATTGAAGAGGGTATAGAAAAAGTGAAATGGAAAGGCCCAAGCAAAATTGCTAAGGCCCTAGAAAATTCTTATGCTAATATTAAAATTTTGTTTGAAGAATAA
- the coaD gene encoding pantetheine-phosphate adenylyltransferase gives MKRAIFPGSFDPLTLGHTDIINRGITLFDEVIIAIGINADKKYMFTLEQRMKFISEAFKDEPKIKVMTYEGLTVEFCKKVDAHFILRGLRNPADFEFEKAIAHTNRKLSEIETVFLLTSSGKSYISSSIVRDVIRNNGDYTSLVPDTVRVM, from the coding sequence ATGAAACGTGCCATTTTTCCGGGATCTTTTGATCCGCTTACATTAGGCCATACAGATATTATTAACAGAGGCATTACCCTTTTTGATGAAGTAATTATTGCTATTGGTATTAATGCCGATAAAAAATACATGTTTACTTTAGAACAAAGGATGAAATTTATTAGCGAAGCTTTTAAAGATGAACCCAAAATAAAAGTAATGACCTACGAAGGCCTTACTGTTGAGTTTTGTAAAAAAGTAGACGCACATTTTATTTTACGTGGTTTACGTAACCCTGCAGATTTTGAGTTTGAAAAAGCTATTGCACACACCAACAGAAAATTATCTGAAATTGAAACTGTGTTTTTACTTACATCCTCTGGTAAATCATACATAAGCTCTTCTATTGTTAGAGACGTAATTAGAAACAACGGAGATTATACCAGCTTAGTACCAGATACTGTTAGAGTTATGTAA
- a CDS encoding 30S ribosomal protein THX — protein sequence MGKGDKKSKRGKIINGTYGARRKRKIKKQPTLQEKISPDKKK from the coding sequence ATGGGAAAAGGAGATAAAAAATCTAAAAGAGGTAAAATAATAAATGGCACTTATGGTGCTAGAAGAAAAAGAAAAATTAAAAAACAGCCTACATTACAAGAAAAAATAAGTCCAGATAAAAAGAAGTAA
- a CDS encoding D-alanine--D-alanine ligase yields the protein MKKNIAIIMGGYSNEYKISLKSGNVAYKHLNSNKFNLYRIHILKDKWVYVDANDAESPVDKSDFSIIENGHKIKFDCVFNAIHGTPGEDGYLQAYFNLIGITQTACDFYQAALTFNKRDLLSTLKPYGIKAAASYYLNKGDVVNEDEIINTVGLPCFVKANKAGSSFGISKVHKKEDLPKAIENAYLADDEIIIEAFLDGTEVSVGVIMYNGEPKVLPITEITTENDFFDYEAKYEGKSQEITPARITKEQEEKVSNIALRVYKILKMKGYSRSEFIFVDNEPFMLEMNTTPGLTEESILPQQAAVAGISLSQLFESAITEALR from the coding sequence ATGAAAAAAAATATTGCCATAATTATGGGAGGCTACTCTAACGAGTATAAAATATCCTTAAAAAGCGGAAACGTTGCTTATAAGCACCTAAATTCTAACAAGTTTAACCTGTATAGAATTCACATTTTAAAAGATAAATGGGTTTATGTAGATGCTAATGATGCTGAGTCTCCTGTAGATAAAAGTGATTTTAGCATTATTGAAAATGGGCATAAAATTAAGTTTGACTGTGTTTTTAACGCAATTCATGGTACACCTGGTGAGGATGGTTATTTACAAGCTTATTTTAACTTAATTGGAATAACACAAACTGCTTGTGATTTTTACCAAGCTGCATTAACTTTTAATAAAAGAGATTTACTTAGCACGTTAAAGCCTTATGGTATTAAAGCAGCCGCATCATACTACCTAAATAAAGGTGATGTTGTAAATGAAGACGAAATTATAAATACAGTTGGGTTACCTTGCTTTGTAAAAGCTAATAAAGCTGGTAGTAGCTTTGGCATATCTAAAGTACACAAAAAAGAAGATTTACCTAAAGCTATTGAAAATGCTTACTTGGCTGATGATGAAATTATTATTGAAGCCTTTTTAGATGGCACAGAAGTTTCTGTTGGAGTTATTATGTACAACGGAGAGCCTAAAGTTTTACCCATTACAGAAATTACTACTGAGAACGACTTTTTTGATTACGAAGCCAAATATGAAGGCAAATCTCAAGAAATTACTCCTGCTCGTATTACTAAAGAACAAGAAGAAAAGGTTAGCAATATAGCATTACGCGTGTACAAGATTTTAAAAATGAAAGGCTACTCTAGAAGCGAATTTATTTTTGTAGATAATGAGCCTTTTATGTTAGAAATGAACACAACACCTGGACTAACAGAAGAAAGTATTTTACCACAACAAGCCGCTGTAGCAGGTATTTCTCTATCGCAATTGTTTGAGAGTGCTATAACTGAGGCTTTAAGATAA
- a CDS encoding RluA family pseudouridine synthase gives MSEEFGPEANDDELYEHHKVVAAKGQEPLRIDKFLMNFIENATRSQIQKAAKDGHIWVNNVLVKQNYKVKAGDDIRVMFSHPPYEFLLQPEDIPLDIVYEDDVLLVVNKPAGMVVHPGHGNYSGTLINALLHHCKVDLPNNSSDRPGLVHRIDKDTSGLLVVAKTEAAMTFLSKQFFDKTSEREYVAIVWGNVEADEGTIEGHLGRHPKNRLQMHVFPEGDQGKEAITHYKVLERLGYVTVISCKLETGRTHQIRVHMKHIGHTLFNDERYGGERILKGTTFTKYKQFVENAFKILPRQALHAKTLGFVHPVTKELMQFNTEIPEDMASVIEKWRHYAKHSTEN, from the coding sequence ATGAGTGAAGAATTTGGACCAGAAGCCAATGATGATGAACTTTATGAGCACCATAAAGTAGTTGCTGCTAAAGGGCAAGAGCCACTGCGTATTGATAAATTTTTAATGAATTTTATAGAGAATGCAACTCGTAGTCAAATACAAAAAGCAGCAAAAGATGGTCATATTTGGGTAAATAATGTACTTGTTAAGCAAAATTACAAGGTAAAAGCTGGAGATGATATACGTGTTATGTTTAGTCATCCTCCTTATGAGTTTTTATTGCAGCCAGAAGATATTCCTTTAGATATTGTTTATGAAGATGATGTGCTTTTGGTGGTAAATAAACCAGCGGGTATGGTAGTGCATCCAGGTCACGGAAATTATTCTGGAACTCTAATAAATGCTTTGTTACACCATTGTAAGGTAGATTTGCCAAACAACAGTAGTGATAGGCCAGGTTTGGTACACCGTATAGATAAAGATACCTCTGGACTTTTAGTAGTTGCAAAAACAGAAGCTGCAATGACATTTTTATCAAAACAGTTTTTTGATAAAACGTCAGAAAGAGAATACGTAGCTATTGTATGGGGAAATGTAGAGGCAGATGAAGGTACTATAGAAGGACATTTAGGTAGGCACCCAAAAAACAGGTTGCAAATGCACGTTTTTCCAGAAGGAGACCAAGGAAAAGAAGCTATTACGCATTACAAAGTTTTAGAACGTTTAGGCTATGTTACCGTAATTTCTTGTAAGTTAGAAACGGGAAGAACGCACCAAATTAGAGTGCATATGAAGCATATTGGTCATACCTTATTTAATGACGAGCGCTATGGAGGCGAGCGTATTTTAAAAGGTACAACCTTTACAAAGTACAAGCAATTTGTAGAAAATGCATTTAAAATACTACCAAGGCAAGCCCTACACGCTAAAACTCTTGGTTTTGTGCATCCTGTAACAAAAGAGTTAATGCAGTTTAATACAGAAATTCCTGAAGATATGGCCAGTGTTATAGAAAAGTGGAGACACTACGCTAAACACTCTACAGAGAATTAG